The nucleotide sequence CCGCCCGGTAGACCTCGCCGCGGGTGTGCCCGGTGGTCAGTCCGGCGAGGACACCGCGGGCGTCCGGATCGAACAGCGGCGTGCGCTCGCCGGCGAAGTAGGGGAGCAGCAGCAGACCGCCGCTGCCCGGCGGCACCTGCGCGGCCTCGGCGACCAGCTCGGAGAATCCCTCGCCGGTCAGGTCCCGCAGCCAGTTCGTGATCGCGCCGGAGGTGGCCATCCCGGCCGCCAGGGTGGTGCTGCCGGGGACCACGCCGCGGGTCGTCCACATGGACGGGTGCGGGTGCGCCCGGTCGATCACCTCGATCAGGAACATCGTGGTCCCGTACATGACCATGACCTCACCGGGCGAGGTGACGCCGGCGCTGGTCGCCTCCGCCCAGGCGTCGACCGTCCCGGCGGTGACCGGCAGGCCCTGCGGCAGCCCGGTCTCGGCGGCAGCAGCGGCGCTGACGTGCCCGGCCACCTCGGTCGGCCACAGCAGCCGGGGCAGCTCGATCCCGGGGGCGGTCAGCTCGGCCCAGTCGCGGGCCCAGCCCGCGGCGGCCAGGTCGTACATCGGGTCGCACTGGCTGGCCGAGTGGTGGTCGAGCACGTACTCGCCGGTGAGCCGGTGCACCAGGTACGACGAGCACATCAGGAACAGTGCGGTGCGCCGGTGCACCTCCGGCTCGTGGCGGGCCAGCCAGCGCCACTTGGGACCCACCGCCTGGGACGACAGCGGGGTCCCGGCCCGGGCGAGGATCTCCTCGGCGCCCAGCTCGGCGGTCAGCTCGTCGATCTCGACCCCGGCCCGGGTGTCGACGCCGTAGAGGATCGCCGGGCGCAGCGGGCGCCCGTCGGCGTCCGCCGGGAGCAGGGTGGGGCCGATCCCGGACACGCCGAGGCCCGCCGGCCGGGCGTCGGGTACGGCGGCGAGCAGTTCGCGCACGATCTCGGTGAAGTCGCCCCACCAGATGGCCTCGGCGTCGTGCTCGACCCATCCCGGGCGCGGCTGGGACGTGTCGTGCGCGCGATCGGAACGGGCGATCACCCGACCGTCCACGTCGACGACGACACCTTTCGAGCCGGAGGTTCCGATGTCGACGCCCAGATACACCTGCATGGCACTTTCCTACCCTCCCGGGGGTGTGCTGCGCAGCGGTGCAGAGCAGAACATCGGTGCAGGTTCGGGGCCCGGATCCGGGCTCGCACGTCGCCTCGTAGCAGACCCCTCCGACAATCCGGGCCTTCCGCGGACGCCGGAGCCCGAGTTGTCCACGACACTCCCTCCGGAAGTGGTCCCCGGACCAGTTGTCCACAGCCGCAGCGCCGATCCCGGCGCGGAGCCGGCGTTGCGGCGCAGGATCGCCGCATGACGATCCCCGCACAGCCCGATCCCGCCGCTCCGACCGGTGCCCAGCCGGCACCCCCGCCGATACCGGGTTCCCGGCGGGATCCGGCGCCGGGCGCCGTGCCACCGGCGCCGACCCTCACCCCGCACTGGCCACCCGGCGGCACCCCCGCCGATCCGTGGCCCCGGGTGACGGCCGGTGACCCGGCCGGGCCGCGGCTGCGGCTCGCCGACACCGGTGATGTGCTCGCCGCGATCCCGGTGCTGATCGGTTTCCACCCGGAGGACTCGCTGGTCCTGGTGGCGATCGGCGGCCCCGAGCGCGGCGGACGGGTGGGGCTCACCCTGCGGGTCGACCTGCCGCCCCCGCACCGGGTCCGCCGGGTATGTGCCGAGGCGGTGTCGGTGCTCTCCGGTGACGGCCCGGCCCGCGCGGTGGCGGTCGTCGTCCGGGGTGCCCCGGCGACGGCGGCCACGCCGCGCCGGGCGCCGCGCCGCACCCGCCGGGACGTGGCGGTCGCCGCCCGGCGTGCGCTCGGATGGGCGGGGATCGCTCCGCTCGCGGTCGTCTGGGCGGCCGGCACCCGGGAGGGCGACCGCTGGAGCTGCTACCCGTTGCCGGGCCGGGAATGCGGGTGCTCGGGGGTGGTGCCCGCTCCGGCGGCCACCCCGTTCGCGGCCGCCGCGGTGCTGCAGGGCCGGGCGGTGCTCCCCGACCGGGCCGCGGTCCGCACCCAGCTCGAAGGCACCGCCGCCGACCGGGAACGCCGGGAGCGCCTGGCCGCGGCGGCGCCGCTGCGGGACCGCCCCGGGCCCGGCCTCCTGGGGGTCGCCCTGGTCGAGGCCGCCGAAGGCCGCCTCACGATCGACGACGGGAGCGCACAACGCTTCCGCGCCGCCCTCGACGACCCGGCATTCCGGGACGAGGCGCTGCGGCGTTGCCTGGGGCCGCAGGCGCCACACGCCGAACAGCTGTGGGCGACGCTGACCAGGGCGCTGCCCGCCCCCTGGCGGGCAGCGCCGGCGGCGTTGCTGGCGGTGTGCGCGCTGCTGCGCGGCGACGGGCCGCTGGCCACACTCGCGGTGCAG is from Pseudonocardia autotrophica and encodes:
- a CDS encoding FGGY-family carbohydrate kinase, whose product is MQVYLGVDIGTSGSKGVVVDVDGRVIARSDRAHDTSQPRPGWVEHDAEAIWWGDFTEIVRELLAAVPDARPAGLGVSGIGPTLLPADADGRPLRPAILYGVDTRAGVEIDELTAELGAEEILARAGTPLSSQAVGPKWRWLARHEPEVHRRTALFLMCSSYLVHRLTGEYVLDHHSASQCDPMYDLAAAGWARDWAELTAPGIELPRLLWPTEVAGHVSAAAAAETGLPQGLPVTAGTVDAWAEATSAGVTSPGEVMVMYGTTMFLIEVIDRAHPHPSMWTTRGVVPGSTTLAAGMATSGAITNWLRDLTGEGFSELVAEAAQVPPGSGGLLLLPYFAGERTPLFDPDARGVLAGLTTGHTRGEVYRAALEGIAHGVRHNLEVMRQAGGGTKRLVAVGGGVQGGLWTRIVTDVTGVPQDVPEQTVGAALGDAWLAAVATGAEPELRRWNPVARTIEPDPAAREIYDRFHPHYRSLYTATRETAHFLAEERRRAYRS
- a CDS encoding DUF4192 domain-containing protein, whose protein sequence is MTIPAQPDPAAPTGAQPAPPPIPGSRRDPAPGAVPPAPTLTPHWPPGGTPADPWPRVTAGDPAGPRLRLADTGDVLAAIPVLIGFHPEDSLVLVAIGGPERGGRVGLTLRVDLPPPHRVRRVCAEAVSVLSGDGPARAVAVVVRGAPATAATPRRAPRRTRRDVAVAARRALGWAGIAPLAVVWAAGTREGDRWSCYPLPGRECGCSGVVPAPAATPFAAAAVLQGRAVLPDRAAVRTQLEGTAADRERRERLAAAAPLRDRPGPGLLGVALVEAAEGRLTIDDGSAQRFRAALDDPAFRDEALRRCLGPQAPHAEQLWATLTRALPAPWRAAPAALLAVCALLRGDGPLATLAVQRALDDCPGHTLAAVVDTSLRGAMTPGAVSPYAGPGGLRRLLTAMLGTDGPDGPR